The genomic segment GCATTTACTACGTAAAGAGAATAATCACGGCAATGAGTCAAATCCGCGATGTCAAATCCGCGACATGACATGCTGCGTAGTGGAGCATTTTGAAATAACTGTTTTTGTAGTCGTGCAATAGTATCATGAGGGTCATATTGGGTTTCTCCGACATTTATCGTCCGCTGTCGTCTCGATTGTAGCATCTGAGGTCAACCCCGTCTCAACATTTGCAGTCGGAATCGTTGCGACATTTGACCGCAAACGAGCGTCTGGTCGTCAGAGCAGAAGGTTCCAGAACAGCAAACCAGGCAGATGTGACAAGTGCGGACGGAGCCAAAGAAGAGCCAGCTACACCCACAGCACTGACAATGGCATTTATTTGAACAGATCACAGATTGCGTGAACACGGACGAAACAAGAGCACCGCGAGATTCCAAACCGCTGCCGAGACGTAAACATTTGCCGCTTGCAAAGTCCCACCGCCAATTAAATTTCCTCTGGAAACTTGGGAGAGACGCTGCACAGCAACCCATCAAATTACAACCTGCTCTGATTATATTTGACATAAGAGATATACAGTAAAAAGCTTCCGAACATCCTTGCACCGAACGCTTGATGACTTCATGATGCGCTTTGTCCTAGTGAGAAGCTTGATGGGAGATGTGGTCATCTTGGGGGTTGTGTTTATTCCACTTGAACATTCCTCAAACCTCTCTCTTTGGGAGGCACTACATGCGATGGCACTGTTTTTACTTAGAAAACATAACCAACATTCGGGACAATATCTCTTGCTATCTGTTCATGACATTGCAATCTGAAAGGGTAAAGGCGCTGGAGTTTCAGTTAGCAGGTTTATGTTGATGCTGCCCCCTGCtggttgataaaaaaaaaaaagtaaaaaaaaaaaaaaaaacaacaacaatttgttTCCCATGAGAATTTGCAGACAACTTGTGGTGTTTTTGGATTTGTCATAAGAAATTCctcacaaaatgtcacaatcatttgagggttttttttttaaagttgaaacATAACGTATTTATGGTTCTTTAATACGCAAGAATAATGGGGCATTTAATAGAAATAGACACGTCAAGAGGTGAAGTCGCTTTTCCCTGTTCTTGCAGGAGTGTACATCCTGATAGGAGCTGGCAGTCTGGTGATGTTGGTCGGTTTCTTCGGCTGCTGCGGAGCTGTTCGAGAATCTCAATGTCTGCTGGCGTCAGTGAGTCCCAATGTAACATCTGAGATTCAATCAATTCGTACCaagatttcatttttgttttgtttttttgggggtttttttgtaTCGTTGAATCTCTTACAGTTCTTTGCATGTCTGTTGATCATCTTTGGAGCTGAGGTGGCAGCAGGCGTGTTTGGATTCTTAAACAAAGACAAGGTACAATAATAACCTTATAGCCTGGCGAGCTGATTATGTGCACAGGCCTACTCAGCACTTCTTTACAATTCGTTTCGTAGATAATCGAAGACGTCCAAAACTTCTATGCCACGACCTACAATGAAAATAACAACAGCACGTTGATCATCTCGTACCAAAGAGTAGTAAGTTGGAAATTATTCTCTCTCACTATTCATACATGGAATTTTACATGGCGTTTAACTGATTGAAAGTACTCAGTTGCAAGCATTATCAATGACATGAATAagtctttcatttcattttggtttAGGAGAGGTCCTGCtatttgacaataataataataataataatagaagcaACTCTTATTGTTTACTTTTGAaacctgtttgtgtgttttgcattttcagcttttatttgagCAAAGAGACTCAGAAATGATATATTGTCATCGCATTACAAAAACGAGAATTTTCCTGTCGCGTCTGGCCACTTATTGtgtattgtaaaacattttgctGTGCACTTTTAGCTGAACTGTTGTGGAACGCTAGCTAACAACTGTTCATATCAAGAACCAGGTACAAAGGTAAGAttcttctcttttttgttttttaacctttGTACCGGGCAATATTTTTACTTGACGTCCACGTGACAGTaggacattttctttcttttctccatCATGCAGGACTGCGAGACAGGTGTAAAGGATTTCTTCAACAGTAAACTCTTCATCATTGGGTACGTTGGCATCGGCATCGCTGGCGTCATGGTGAGTTAGGGTTTGAGGACCGCGACCAAAAGTCATGCTCAGCTTTGActgtttttgggtttgttttttttctaaagctgAATTTTTCCTCTTCCAGATCATCGGGATGATCTTCAGTATGGTGCTTTGCTGCGCTGTACGTAACAGTAGGGAGGTCATCTGAACAACTCAGATCGTCACCGTCATCTGCCGAGTGATCCGGGAAGCACTTCTCAAAGGATCTCCCTTTATTTTCTCGTGCGGTCTTTTATTTCACAACTTCATACCATGCAGATGGGACTTGGCGACTTCTGTTACAGACAATGTTATGTTGCCCCTTCTTATCTTTCAGATCGTCTTCCCCCTGTGACCGTTTGGCAAGCGCGAACACAAATTTGAGCCCACATACCTTCACGGTAGTGTCCGAGGTTTTTCATACAACCCATACGCTTGTCTTAGTCTTAGGAAGAGAAGCAATAGGTTAACATTTTCGGGAGACATGCTTATTTATTGATTCCGACATGAGTCTATAGCCAGCAAGTagcgtttttttccccaacatgaTTACTCGAAAACCAGGAGTGTCAATCTCATTTTTTGTTGCGAGCCAAATTGCTGTTAGGTTTTCCCTCAGaaggccgttatgactgtgcaACCATATAAATGCATCTTCACCTTATCATATCATTATGGAACCTCGGGTTTCATATTCATTCGGTTGTTGACATCTTTTCTCCCGGTTTTCGTACACCCGCATGGCTTTTGTTGCAAATGGTCCAGACACGTTCACCTGTCCGCGTCACGacttactttttcattttaaaatgcctCCCGTTTCTCAGTGTTATTAAGAGTGAAGACAACTTGAAATCCCGGTCCAGAGGAACATGATGGAGAGGCAcgtgatttcattttttaattgatttacttacgtgggccacatgaaatgatatgGCGGGACATATCTGGCCCCGGGGCCTAAGTTTGACATCTTGCTATAAACTGAAGAAAATTCTTACCTTCGCTTTACGGGATATATGATTAGGTTATTTCATATCCAATGTTTGACAGTAATTTTagccatttttattattttatttttcggccatttttttttgttttgtttttttgcccctTTTTGATTTTGCAACTatatttatctgtattttttttttttttttattaagataGAAATGAGACAAAACTTTGTCTGCAATACAACTCTAAAAATTGtggggatgaaaaaaaataataataataaacaaaacaaatcaacattTCTACGGTAAGAATGACTTGAACTCATTTGGTCGGAGGATTAAGCCAGCGGCACGAATATCAAatttttatggttttttttaattgttggtTCTAATTCACTTTATGCGCTATT from the Phycodurus eques isolate BA_2022a chromosome 1, UOR_Pequ_1.1, whole genome shotgun sequence genome contains:
- the LOC133398861 gene encoding tetraspanin-2-like isoform X2 — its product is MGKVEGGMKCVKYLLFLFNFIFWLMGSFVLAVGLWLRFDPETVSLLNGDKAPDTYFIGVYILIGAGSLVMLVGFFGCCGAVRESQCLLASFFACLLIIFGAEVAAGVFGFLNKDKIIEDVQNFYATTYNENNNSTLIISYQRVLNCCGTLANNCSYQEPGTKDCETGVKDFFNSKLFIIGYVGIGIAGVMIIGMIFSMVLCCAVRNSREVI
- the LOC133398861 gene encoding tetraspanin-2-like isoform X1; amino-acid sequence: MGKVEGGMKCVKYLLFLFNFIFWLMGSFVLAVGLWLRFDPETVSLLNGDKAPDTYFIGVYILIGAGSLVMLVGFFGCCGAVRESQCLLASVSPNVTSEIQSIRTKISFLFCFFGGFFVSLNLLQFFACLLIIFGAEVAAGVFGFLNKDKIIEDVQNFYATTYNENNNSTLIISYQRVLNCCGTLANNCSYQEPGTKDCETGVKDFFNSKLFIIGYVGIGIAGVMIIGMIFSMVLCCAVRNSREVI